From a region of the Roseivirga sp. 4D4 genome:
- a CDS encoding MIP/aquaporin family protein: MSVYLAEFIGTAILLYFGNSVNAATTLNHSYAKDSGWIITTIGWGLAVTFGIYAVGQISGAHINPAVTIGLAVAGEVEWSIVPGYIIAQVLGAMLGATLTWLQYLPHWGKTEDQGAKLGVFCTSGAIDQKGANLVSEMMGTMILVFGLMMIGANEFTEGLNPLVVGGLIVMIGMAQGGSTGYAINPARDFGPRLAHFLLPIKGKGDSNWSYSWIPIAGPILGGGTGAALYYLSFKDGTNVLGWICVGLALIAIIYAIIEESKK; the protein is encoded by the coding sequence ATGTCAGTTTATCTTGCAGAATTCATTGGTACGGCCATCCTGCTCTACTTCGGGAATAGTGTTAATGCCGCCACCACATTAAATCATTCATATGCTAAAGATTCCGGTTGGATCATTACCACCATCGGTTGGGGTCTTGCTGTGACCTTTGGTATTTATGCCGTGGGCCAAATCAGCGGGGCGCATATAAACCCAGCCGTTACCATCGGCCTTGCTGTTGCCGGTGAAGTAGAGTGGAGCATCGTCCCGGGCTATATTATCGCACAAGTGCTTGGCGCCATGTTAGGTGCTACCCTCACCTGGCTACAATACTTGCCTCATTGGGGCAAAACAGAAGATCAGGGTGCCAAATTGGGTGTATTTTGTACTTCAGGAGCTATTGATCAGAAAGGTGCTAATCTAGTAAGTGAGATGATGGGTACTATGATTTTAGTCTTTGGTCTGATGATGATTGGTGCGAACGAGTTCACCGAAGGCCTAAACCCCTTAGTCGTGGGAGGCTTAATCGTCATGATTGGCATGGCACAAGGTGGTAGCACAGGCTATGCGATCAACCCAGCACGTGATTTTGGACCTCGACTTGCGCACTTCCTACTGCCTATCAAAGGCAAGGGCGATTCTAATTGGTCTTATAGCTGGATTCCCATAGCCGGACCTATACTAGGTGGTGGTACAGGAGCAGCACTCTATTACCTTTCCTTTAAGGATGGTACCAACGTACTGGGTTGGATTTGTGTAGGTCTTGCGCTCATCGCCATTATCTATGCTATTATCGAAGAGTCAAAAAAATAG
- a CDS encoding Lrp/AsnC family transcriptional regulator: MAVLDSIDRKIMRLLQEDAKLNVKEIAIRLNLTKTPIYERIKRLEREGIIDKYVAIVNRKKLAPSILVFISGKLEVSKFEQTEEFYAGIMDLPEVLDCYLMSGEYDFLLKVMVKDLDDYHEFYSKKLSQVPRVSYVSSSFVLNEAKRSTVLPG, from the coding sequence ATGGCAGTTTTAGATTCTATAGATCGAAAAATAATGAGGTTACTTCAGGAGGATGCAAAACTGAATGTTAAAGAGATTGCCATTCGACTTAACCTCACCAAGACCCCTATATATGAACGGATCAAACGATTGGAACGTGAAGGGATAATTGATAAATATGTGGCCATTGTCAACCGGAAGAAGTTAGCACCTTCTATACTGGTATTTATCTCTGGTAAGTTAGAGGTAAGCAAGTTTGAGCAAACGGAAGAATTCTACGCTGGAATAATGGACTTGCCCGAGGTTTTAGATTGCTATTTAATGAGTGGAGAGTACGATTTTTTACTCAAGGTGATGGTCAAGGATTTGGATGACTATCATGAGTTTTACTCTAAGAAACTCTCTCAGGTTCCCAGAGTAAGCTATGTGAGCAGCTCATTTGTGTTGAATGAAGCTAAACGATCGACTGTATTGCCGGGTTAA
- a CDS encoding single-stranded DNA-binding protein, with product MQNLRNRVQLIGRLGQNPETKTLTSGKSLTTFSIATTDSYRNANGDKVEETQWHNIVAWGKVGEIAAEYLTKGQEVALEGKLTHRSYETQEGDKRYVTEINLNELLMLGAKK from the coding sequence ATGCAAAATCTTAGAAATCGAGTACAGTTAATCGGAAGACTAGGTCAAAACCCTGAAACAAAAACTTTGACATCGGGGAAGTCGCTCACCACATTTTCAATCGCTACTACCGATAGTTACAGAAACGCCAATGGCGATAAAGTTGAAGAAACGCAGTGGCATAATATCGTAGCCTGGGGTAAGGTAGGTGAGATTGCCGCTGAGTACCTGACCAAGGGACAGGAGGTCGCTTTGGAAGGTAAGCTGACACACCGCTCTTATGAAACACAAGAAGGTGATAAACGCTATGTCACTGAGATTAATCTCAATGAGCTATTAATGCTAGGGGCTAAGAAGTAG
- a CDS encoding DUF2116 family Zn-ribbon domain-containing protein, translating into MEERLCLECGKPVYGRIDKKFCDDQCRNTFNNKQNSDSNNYVRNVHNILRRNRRILEELNPKGKSKTTRSKLTEKGFDFNYHTSTYTTKAGATYYFCYEYGYLPIEGDYFALVKKQEYVN; encoded by the coding sequence ATGGAAGAAAGATTATGTTTGGAGTGCGGAAAACCTGTTTATGGAAGAATAGACAAGAAGTTTTGTGACGATCAGTGCCGTAATACTTTCAATAACAAGCAAAATTCCGATAGCAATAATTACGTCAGAAACGTGCATAACATCCTTCGAAGAAACAGGCGAATACTGGAGGAATTGAATCCAAAAGGAAAATCAAAAACGACCCGCAGCAAGCTGACCGAAAAAGGCTTTGACTTTAATTATCACACCAGTACTTATACCACAAAAGCGGGAGCCACCTACTACTTCTGTTATGAGTATGGCTACCTACCCATTGAGGGGGATTATTTTGCTCTGGTGAAGAAACAAGAGTACGTGAATTGA
- the fsa gene encoding fructose-6-phosphate aldolase gives MKFFIDTANLNDIKEAYDLGVLDGVTTNPSLMAKEGISGHDNVIAHYKAICDIVDDNVSAEVIATDFDGMIKEGKELAQIDDKIVVKVPMIKDGVKAIKHFTNEGIRTNCTLVFSAGQAILAAKAGATYVSPFIGRLDDIGYDGLELIEQIVQIYDNYGYPTEVLAASVRHTMHLIQCAEIGADVATCPLKVITSLLNHPLTDKGLQQFLADHAKANG, from the coding sequence ATGAAATTCTTTATCGATACAGCAAACCTAAATGATATTAAAGAGGCCTATGACCTTGGGGTTTTAGATGGCGTGACCACTAACCCATCGCTCATGGCCAAAGAAGGAATTTCAGGGCACGATAATGTGATTGCCCACTACAAAGCGATCTGCGACATTGTGGATGATAATGTCAGTGCCGAAGTAATCGCCACCGATTTTGATGGCATGATTAAGGAAGGAAAAGAGCTTGCGCAAATCGATGACAAAATCGTAGTGAAAGTTCCAATGATAAAAGACGGTGTTAAAGCGATCAAACATTTCACCAATGAAGGTATTCGTACCAACTGTACTTTAGTATTCTCTGCTGGGCAAGCTATTCTGGCAGCTAAGGCTGGTGCAACATATGTTTCTCCTTTTATCGGTAGACTTGACGATATTGGCTATGATGGTCTTGAATTGATCGAGCAGATTGTTCAGATTTATGACAACTATGGCTACCCAACTGAGGTATTAGCTGCTTCTGTAAGACATACTATGCACTTAATCCAATGTGCTGAAATTGGGGCAGATGTAGCAACTTGTCCACTCAAAGTCATCACGAGCTTGCTAAACCACCCACTAACTGATAAAGGCCTGCAACAATTTCTTGCTGATCATGCAAAAGCCAATGGCTAA
- a CDS encoding fructose-6-phosphate aldolase → MYIIKVKGKAKIPDYIQLRDENFVLIAYFRADRPLKKLEKYGLEGKEVALEKVINNLPFGKLQKLEI, encoded by the coding sequence ATGTATATAATTAAGGTAAAGGGGAAAGCCAAAATTCCAGACTACATACAGCTCAGGGACGAGAACTTCGTCCTTATTGCCTATTTCAGAGCTGATCGTCCTTTAAAAAAGTTAGAGAAATATGGACTGGAGGGCAAGGAAGTTGCGTTAGAGAAAGTAATTAATAACTTGCCCTTCGGTAAACTTCAAAAACTCGAAATTTAG
- a CDS encoding cell division ATP-binding protein FtsE has protein sequence MPFSGEPIVQITDASIFQEDQTVLNNINLKIAKGEFVYLVGRTGSGKSSLLKTLYCDLPLHMGSIRICDFEIEKIKRKEVPMLRRKLGIVFQDFQLLPDRTIAENIFFVMKATGWKDKAKMKSRLADVLMKVGLGAVSNKMPHQLSGGEQQRVVIARALINEPAILIADEPTGNLDPEVSEGIFKTFEDINRSGTAILMATHDFKLIENYPKRTLTCGNGEVLDSAAQPVT, from the coding sequence ATGCCTTTTTCAGGAGAACCAATTGTTCAAATTACTGACGCCAGTATTTTTCAAGAAGATCAAACCGTTCTCAACAACATCAACCTTAAGATCGCCAAGGGAGAGTTCGTTTACTTAGTGGGAAGAACAGGAAGTGGAAAAAGCTCTTTGCTCAAAACACTCTATTGTGATCTGCCACTCCACATGGGGAGCATTCGCATATGTGACTTTGAAATAGAAAAGATCAAGCGAAAAGAAGTACCTATGCTCAGAAGAAAGCTGGGCATTGTATTTCAAGACTTTCAACTCTTACCTGATAGAACCATTGCCGAAAATATCTTTTTTGTGATGAAGGCTACAGGTTGGAAAGACAAAGCTAAGATGAAAAGCAGACTGGCTGATGTACTGATGAAAGTAGGCTTAGGAGCCGTTTCGAATAAAATGCCGCATCAACTTTCAGGTGGAGAGCAACAACGGGTAGTTATCGCCAGGGCCTTGATTAACGAACCTGCAATTCTTATTGCAGACGAACCTACGGGAAACCTTGACCCTGAAGTTTCAGAAGGCATCTTCAAAACCTTTGAAGACATCAATCGAAGTGGTACTGCCATTCTAATGGCAACCCATGATTTCAAGCTGATTGAGAATTATCCTAAACGGACCTTGACTTGTGGAAACGGTGAAGTGCTAGATTCTGCGGCTCAGCCTGTTACATAG
- a CDS encoding RNA polymerase sigma factor, which produces METGYQNIHQPIIDRCLAGDSTAQYELYKLYSKAMYNTCLRITGSEMDAEDVLQESFLSAFKNLKNYKGTASFGSWLKRIVVNNAINLVKKRRLDLESVDDIGQFDDRVVETESRDVSYDVAVVNEGISRLPDGYRVVLTLYLLEGYDHKEIAEVLGITESTSKSQFNRSKKKLREILREELQYAG; this is translated from the coding sequence TTGGAAACAGGATACCAGAATATACATCAACCCATTATTGATCGCTGCCTTGCTGGGGACAGTACAGCTCAATATGAATTGTACAAGCTCTATTCAAAAGCTATGTACAATACATGCTTGCGCATTACCGGAAGCGAAATGGATGCAGAAGATGTGTTGCAAGAGTCCTTTTTGAGTGCTTTTAAGAATCTTAAAAACTATAAAGGCACTGCTTCGTTTGGCAGCTGGTTGAAGCGTATTGTGGTGAATAACGCCATTAACCTCGTTAAGAAGCGAAGGCTTGATTTGGAGTCTGTCGATGATATCGGTCAGTTTGATGATCGGGTAGTTGAAACAGAATCCAGAGATGTAAGTTATGATGTTGCGGTTGTCAATGAAGGGATATCTCGATTACCAGATGGTTATCGTGTGGTGCTAACCTTGTACTTGTTAGAAGGATACGATCACAAGGAAATAGCAGAGGTATTAGGGATTACTGAATCAACGTCAAAATCACAGTTTAATAGATCAAAGAAGAAATTGAGAGAAATACTAAGGGAGGAGTTGCAGTATGCAGGATAA
- a CDS encoding tetratricopeptide repeat protein, which yields MKKIKFLVLAITLMFGSQSVLAQDSTYISNEYAKAIALLRKAEQYNDVLIQKQALTDILVLNPVDSAAMRMLAELYYNTSQFSSSALVGLDFLQKYNNNEIALEIVALSYENLRLYDKAVEYYEKLWLKTEDVQVQYQVAYLQYSLQRFAEAEANLGVIESKVKDEDKIALNKSDGSAQQVSFKAAIYNLRGLMAIEQGKNEEAKTHFTQALALSPDFEIAKTSLEALNKG from the coding sequence ATGAAGAAGATTAAATTTTTAGTACTGGCCATCACATTGATGTTTGGAAGCCAAAGTGTATTGGCACAAGACAGTACTTATATCTCTAATGAGTATGCGAAGGCCATTGCCCTTCTTAGAAAAGCCGAGCAATACAATGATGTGCTTATCCAGAAGCAGGCACTTACAGATATATTAGTATTAAACCCAGTTGATTCGGCTGCCATGAGAATGTTGGCAGAGTTGTACTACAACACCTCTCAGTTTTCATCAAGTGCTTTAGTTGGTTTGGACTTTCTCCAGAAATACAACAACAATGAGATTGCCTTGGAAATTGTAGCCTTGAGTTACGAGAACCTAAGGTTGTACGATAAGGCGGTTGAGTATTATGAGAAATTATGGCTAAAGACAGAAGATGTTCAAGTGCAGTATCAGGTTGCCTATCTTCAATATTCCTTACAGCGTTTTGCCGAAGCCGAGGCCAACTTAGGCGTTATAGAGTCTAAGGTTAAGGATGAAGATAAGATCGCGTTAAATAAGAGTGATGGCAGTGCCCAACAGGTTTCTTTTAAAGCGGCCATTTATAACCTAAGGGGTTTGATGGCGATAGAGCAGGGGAAAAATGAGGAGGCCAAAACACATTTTACTCAGGCTCTGGCACTAAGTCCTGATTTTGAAATAGCTAAAACGAGTTTAGAAGCCTTAAACAAAGGCTAA
- a CDS encoding CCA tRNA nucleotidyltransferase, with translation MNLTKKLKDPIFKTISQVAHNERLETYVVGGYVRDLLLGRSSKDIDFVCVGSGIQLAEAVKKALGDKVPLSVFKNFGTAMIKDGDLELEFVGARRESYQRDSRKPIVEDGSLEDDQNRRDFTINAMAISLNEGSYGELVDPFGGVNDLKERLIRTPLEPDRTFSDDPLRMMRAIRFASQLKFDIDAETFQGIIDMKERISIISKERIIVELNKIILSDEPSYGFKLLFHCGLLKLIFPELVALQGVDSIEDKSHKDNFYHTLQVLDNISKHTDDLWWRWSAIMHDIAKPATKRFNKRVGWTFHGHEDKGARMTPGIFRRMKLPMGESMKFVQKMVRLHLRPIALVKDEITDSAVRRLLFEAGDDIEALMTLCRADITSKNNNKVKRYLQNFDKVEKRMREVEEKDKVRNFQPVITGEMIMTVFGLKPGKTIGDIKEALKEAVLEGKIRNEFDESYEYLLNLGRELGLNVVKSLK, from the coding sequence ATGAATCTGACCAAAAAACTTAAAGATCCCATTTTCAAAACCATAAGCCAAGTGGCTCATAATGAGCGCTTAGAGACCTATGTTGTTGGAGGGTATGTAAGGGATTTATTGTTGGGCCGATCATCAAAAGACATTGATTTTGTTTGTGTGGGTAGCGGTATTCAACTGGCAGAAGCAGTGAAAAAAGCACTTGGTGATAAAGTGCCATTATCAGTCTTCAAGAACTTTGGTACTGCCATGATCAAGGATGGCGATTTGGAACTTGAGTTTGTTGGGGCCAGGAGGGAATCTTATCAAAGGGATTCGAGAAAACCCATTGTCGAAGACGGCAGCCTAGAGGATGATCAAAATCGTAGGGATTTCACTATCAATGCCATGGCGATTAGCCTCAACGAAGGAAGCTATGGCGAATTGGTTGATCCTTTCGGAGGAGTAAATGATTTGAAAGAAAGACTTATCAGAACACCGCTTGAGCCGGACAGGACTTTTTCGGATGATCCTCTGCGTATGATGCGTGCTATCCGCTTTGCATCACAATTGAAGTTTGATATTGATGCTGAGACCTTCCAGGGTATTATTGATATGAAAGAGCGTATCAGTATTATATCCAAAGAAAGAATCATTGTAGAGCTGAATAAGATTATCCTTTCGGATGAACCATCTTATGGGTTTAAGCTCCTATTCCATTGTGGGTTGCTCAAACTCATTTTTCCAGAGTTAGTGGCCTTGCAGGGAGTCGATAGTATAGAGGATAAATCGCATAAAGATAATTTCTATCATACGCTTCAGGTATTAGATAATATCAGTAAGCATACGGACGACCTATGGTGGAGATGGTCCGCCATCATGCATGATATCGCCAAGCCTGCAACCAAGCGCTTTAATAAGCGAGTAGGTTGGACATTCCATGGTCATGAAGACAAGGGTGCGCGAATGACACCAGGCATATTTAGGAGAATGAAGCTACCAATGGGTGAGTCCATGAAGTTTGTTCAAAAAATGGTACGTCTCCACTTGAGGCCCATTGCTCTGGTAAAGGATGAGATCACAGATTCGGCTGTGCGAAGGCTCCTGTTCGAGGCTGGAGATGATATCGAGGCACTAATGACACTCTGCCGAGCAGACATCACCTCCAAGAATAACAATAAGGTTAAGCGCTACCTCCAGAACTTTGATAAAGTCGAAAAGCGCATGCGAGAGGTAGAGGAGAAGGATAAAGTTCGTAACTTTCAGCCCGTAATTACCGGAGAAATGATCATGACGGTCTTTGGATTAAAGCCAGGTAAGACCATCGGAGATATCAAGGAAGCGTTGAAAGAGGCAGTTTTGGAAGGTAAAATCAGAAATGAATTTGATGAGTCATACGAATACCTACTTAACCTAGGTAGGGAACTTGGCTTGAATGTTGTTAAATCACTGAAATAA
- a CDS encoding CTP synthase, whose protein sequence is MASAKYIFVTGGVTSSLGKGIIASSLGNLLQARGYRVTIQKFDPYINVDPGTLNPYEHGECYVTDDGAETDLDLGHYERFLNTPTSQANNVTTGRIYYDVITKERRGDYLGKTVQVIPHITDEIKRNFFRLGETGDYDFVITEIGGCVGDIESLPFIEAVRQARWDVGENNCLVIHLTLIPYLKAAKELKTKPTQHSVKQLLEAGIQPDILVCRSEKSLPNDIRKKLALFCNVQLNSVIEALDADTIYDVPLLMRKEKLDERVLTKLRMPSKDQPEIDDWRKFLGKLKNPTNEVNIGLVGKYVELPDAYKSIAEAFIHAGAHLECKVNVHWISSESVTNKSVHRTLRDMDGVLVAPGFGERGIEGKIEAIRYVRENNIPFFGICLGMQCAVVEFARNVLGLSEAASTELNANTPDPVIGLMEDQKNIEDYGGTMRLGAYDCKVKKPSKVYNAYGVVNVAERHRHRYEFNNEYLKDFEKAGMKAVGVNPESNLVEIVEISDHPYFVGTQFHPELKSTVMNPHPLFVSFIGAVVKNKKN, encoded by the coding sequence ATGGCATCTGCGAAATACATTTTTGTTACTGGTGGTGTTACTTCTTCCTTAGGAAAAGGAATCATTGCTTCATCACTCGGCAACCTTCTTCAAGCTCGAGGATATCGGGTAACCATTCAAAAATTTGATCCTTACATTAATGTAGATCCAGGTACACTCAACCCTTATGAACATGGTGAGTGCTATGTGACCGATGATGGCGCGGAAACTGATTTGGACCTTGGTCACTATGAACGTTTCCTAAATACACCTACTTCACAGGCAAACAACGTGACGACAGGTAGAATCTATTATGATGTGATCACCAAGGAAAGACGTGGTGACTATTTGGGAAAAACTGTTCAGGTAATCCCTCACATCACGGATGAGATCAAAAGAAATTTCTTTCGTCTTGGCGAAACAGGCGATTACGACTTTGTGATCACTGAGATTGGTGGATGTGTCGGTGATATTGAATCACTACCCTTTATAGAAGCCGTAAGACAGGCGCGCTGGGATGTTGGTGAAAACAACTGTTTGGTAATTCACCTCACGCTAATTCCATATCTAAAAGCGGCAAAAGAATTAAAAACTAAGCCTACCCAGCATTCGGTTAAGCAACTCCTTGAAGCTGGTATTCAGCCGGACATTCTTGTATGCCGATCTGAAAAGTCGTTACCGAACGATATACGCAAGAAGTTGGCCCTGTTCTGCAATGTGCAGTTGAACTCTGTTATTGAGGCCCTCGATGCAGATACCATCTATGATGTTCCTCTTTTAATGAGAAAGGAGAAACTAGATGAAAGAGTACTCACAAAACTCAGGATGCCTTCTAAGGACCAGCCGGAAATTGATGACTGGAGAAAATTCTTAGGAAAGTTAAAGAACCCAACCAATGAAGTTAACATTGGCCTGGTGGGTAAATATGTGGAACTTCCAGATGCTTATAAGTCAATTGCAGAGGCTTTCATCCACGCTGGAGCTCACTTAGAGTGCAAAGTGAACGTTCACTGGATTTCTTCAGAGTCCGTAACAAATAAATCCGTACATAGAACCCTGAGAGATATGGACGGGGTATTAGTAGCACCAGGTTTTGGGGAACGTGGCATAGAAGGTAAGATTGAAGCGATAAGGTATGTCAGGGAGAATAACATCCCATTCTTTGGTATTTGTTTGGGTATGCAATGCGCTGTTGTGGAGTTTGCCCGAAATGTACTTGGCCTTTCAGAAGCAGCTTCAACGGAATTAAATGCCAATACACCAGATCCCGTGATCGGTCTTATGGAGGATCAGAAGAACATAGAAGACTATGGTGGTACTATGAGACTAGGTGCTTACGATTGCAAGGTGAAAAAACCTTCCAAAGTATATAATGCATATGGTGTTGTCAACGTGGCCGAGCGCCATAGACATAGATATGAATTCAATAATGAATACCTCAAAGATTTCGAAAAGGCTGGAATGAAAGCTGTAGGTGTGAATCCAGAATCAAATTTGGTAGAAATCGTTGAGATTTCAGATCACCCCTACTTCGTGGGCACACAATTTCACCCAGAACTAAAAAGTACTGTGATGAACCCTCATCCACTATTTGTAAGCTTTATAGGCGCAGTAGTGAAAAACAAAAAGAATTAA
- the yidC gene encoding membrane protein insertase YidC codes for MDRNQTIGLVLIAVILIVYSIVYRPPAQEEPLEFADTTSVESVTPQVPVQEAQPVEVIDETQTANDLSAQYGAFGAAMQGNEESFVIETDKAKYTFSNKGGAITAVELKDYVTFDQKPLILFDENTSQRVLNIPTTKGNIDLNNLYFESNSSNRTVAADGSATIRFSADLGNGKSIVQTYVINANNYELDYQLKLNGLQGEVIGNEATMAWAVAMQRYEKNLEDSRNKTTLRYYTLDEDSDNLSATSRDPQKETIGGVKWLSFSQKFFNSGIISEKGFNQATIGSTVGLDSTIVKEGLMELSIPMGDVYAGANFTYYYGPNSYKGLKKVTEAYEDNVYMGYKLVSWVNKYIIVELFGFLERYIGNYGVIIMIIVLIVKLVLFPLSRKSYLSMAKMKVLKPELDAMKEKVGGDQQKMQQEQMKLYREVGVNPISGCIPLVLQMPILFAMFFFFPNSIELRQQSFLWANDLSTYDVLLNLPFTIPFYGSHVSGFTLLMTLSTLLYTWSNNQVSSVQGPMKSIGYVMPVIFMFVLNSYSSGLSFYYFVSNIITFGQQTLIRRFVDEDKIRATLEENKKKNVNKKKSKFALRLEEAMKASQEAQRQKQKGKK; via the coding sequence ATGGATAGAAATCAGACCATTGGTCTCGTTTTAATAGCGGTCATACTTATTGTTTACTCAATAGTCTACAGACCACCTGCTCAAGAAGAACCTTTAGAATTCGCTGACACTACATCCGTAGAAAGTGTGACTCCACAAGTTCCGGTTCAGGAAGCTCAACCGGTAGAGGTAATCGATGAGACCCAGACAGCCAATGACCTTTCTGCGCAATACGGAGCTTTTGGCGCTGCTATGCAGGGCAATGAAGAGAGCTTTGTCATTGAAACAGATAAGGCCAAGTATACCTTCTCTAATAAGGGTGGTGCTATTACAGCTGTAGAACTCAAAGACTACGTAACATTTGACCAAAAACCTCTTATCCTGTTCGATGAGAATACCAGTCAAAGGGTTTTGAACATCCCTACAACTAAGGGAAATATCGATCTCAACAACCTCTATTTCGAGTCCAATAGCTCTAATCGCACTGTTGCAGCGGATGGTAGCGCAACTATCAGGTTCTCTGCTGACCTTGGCAACGGCAAGTCAATTGTACAGACATATGTCATCAATGCCAACAACTACGAATTAGATTATCAGCTCAAGTTGAATGGTCTTCAAGGTGAAGTCATTGGAAATGAAGCTACGATGGCTTGGGCGGTGGCCATGCAGCGCTATGAAAAGAACCTTGAGGATTCAAGAAACAAGACAACCCTCAGGTATTACACACTTGACGAAGACTCAGATAACCTAAGTGCCACCTCTAGAGACCCTCAAAAGGAGACCATTGGAGGTGTGAAATGGCTAAGTTTCTCTCAAAAGTTCTTCAACTCAGGTATCATCTCTGAAAAAGGATTTAACCAAGCCACCATAGGCTCTACTGTAGGTCTTGACTCCACGATAGTCAAAGAAGGCCTCATGGAATTGTCTATCCCAATGGGCGATGTTTATGCAGGTGCAAACTTCACCTATTACTATGGCCCAAACAGTTATAAAGGTCTAAAGAAAGTAACTGAAGCATACGAAGACAATGTTTACATGGGCTACAAATTGGTGAGCTGGGTAAACAAATACATCATAGTTGAGCTATTCGGCTTTTTGGAAAGATACATTGGCAACTATGGGGTGATTATTATGATCATAGTGCTGATCGTTAAGCTTGTTCTTTTCCCATTATCAAGAAAATCATATCTCTCAATGGCCAAAATGAAGGTTTTAAAACCTGAGTTGGATGCTATGAAAGAGAAGGTTGGTGGAGACCAACAGAAGATGCAACAGGAGCAAATGAAGCTCTATAGAGAGGTTGGAGTTAACCCGATCAGTGGTTGTATACCGCTGGTACTTCAAATGCCGATCTTATTTGCGATGTTCTTCTTCTTCCCTAATTCGATTGAGCTGAGACAGCAGTCCTTTTTATGGGCAAATGACCTTTCTACTTATGATGTTTTGTTAAACCTTCCGTTTACAATCCCTTTCTATGGATCTCACGTCAGTGGTTTTACTTTACTCATGACCCTTTCTACATTGCTTTATACTTGGTCCAATAATCAAGTAAGCTCTGTACAGGGACCAATGAAGAGCATTGGCTACGTAATGCCAGTCATTTTTATGTTTGTGTTGAACAGCTACTCTTCTGGTTTGAGTTTCTATTACTTCGTTTCAAACATCATCACGTTTGGACAGCAAACACTGATCAGAAGGTTTGTTGATGAAGACAAGATTCGTGCAACACTGGAGGAGAACAAGAAAAAGAATGTGAACAAAAAGAAATCTAAGTTTGCATTGAGACTTGAAGAGGCCATGAAAGCCAGCCAGGAAGCACAAAGGCAAAAACAGAAAGGAAAAAAATAA
- a CDS encoding metal-dependent hydrolase, whose translation MKFTFFGHASFLVETMGKKLLFDPFITPNELAKEIDVDAIKPDYILLSHGHSDHVADVERIYDNSEATIISTYEVVGWFGAKGLERGHPMNHGGSWDFDFGKVKLVNAVHSSSMPDGSYGGHPAGIVIKNEEGCFYYAGDTALTKDMELIGEEFELDFSIMPVGDNFTMGISDAMKAAKMVRCDKVIGVHFDTFPYVAIDRQESMQIAAENKVQLTLPEIGQTLSL comes from the coding sequence ATGAAATTTACCTTCTTTGGACATGCCTCTTTTTTAGTAGAGACAATGGGAAAGAAACTACTTTTCGATCCGTTCATTACTCCTAATGAATTGGCTAAGGAAATTGACGTAGATGCGATAAAGCCAGACTATATTCTTTTGAGTCATGGGCATAGCGATCATGTGGCCGATGTGGAAAGAATTTATGATAATTCTGAAGCTACTATCATCTCTACCTACGAAGTAGTTGGGTGGTTTGGAGCCAAGGGATTAGAAAGAGGTCACCCTATGAATCATGGAGGTTCCTGGGACTTTGATTTTGGCAAGGTAAAGCTTGTCAACGCAGTACATTCCAGTTCTATGCCTGATGGTAGTTACGGTGGGCATCCTGCGGGCATCGTCATCAAGAATGAAGAAGGGTGCTTCTACTATGCTGGAGACACGGCTTTGACAAAAGACATGGAATTAATTGGAGAAGAGTTTGAACTTGATTTCTCCATTATGCCCGTTGGTGACAACTTCACTATGGGAATCTCAGATGCGATGAAAGCTGCAAAAATGGTAAGATGTGACAAGGTGATCGGAGTACACTTTGACACTTTTCCTTACGTTGCCATCGACAGACAAGAGTCAATGCAGATCGCTGCCGAAAACAAGGTACAATTGACACTCCCAGAAATTGGACAAACACTTTCACTATAA